TCAACTCTATATCTCTTGTATCCATTACCTCTGTTACCATCAAAAGATTATAAGTATCACAAGCTTCTCTCATATACTTAAGACCCTCTTCACCTAATCCTTGGAAATCGTACGGAGATGTTCTCGGTTTGAATGCACCACCTCTAAGATATTCTCCGCCATTTTCTTTTACAACTTTAGCTATCTCTAGTATCATATCTCTATCTTCAATAGAACAAGGTCCTGCCATTAAAACTAAATCAGAGCTTCCAATTTTTCTTCCTTTTATTTCAATTACTGTATCTTCATTTTTAAACTCTCTACTCACAAATTTAAAAGGTTTCCCAATCTGTAAAACATCACTAACTATATGAAACTCCTTTAAAGTTTCTTTTGTTAATCCACCTTTTTTACCCATAATACCAATTTTCTTTATACCACCATCTAGAATCTCTAAAGCCCCATGTCCTGTTTCTTCTATAAATTTTTTTAACTCTAAAATTTCTCCAGATGTAGCAGATTTTTTTAATACTACATACATTCTAATCACCTTTTTTTATTCTTATTATATCATATTTATACCAAAACAGTGCTTTTTAAATTCACATTTTAAACATTTTTCTTTCGAAGAACTTTTTTCAGAAAAATCACACTTACTTATACGTTCAGATATCGTATCAAACTCCTTTAAAATATTCTCCTCATCACCTAAATTATACTCAACTTCTATTATCTTATTATTTTTAACAAAATAAATCTCCCCACCAATAATTTTTTTATCTGTATTTACAGATAAAAGATAACAATATAACCTTATCTGCTCTATATACTTATTCATCATCTCTTCATTTAATTCATCTGAACCAGTTTTAAAATCTATAACTTTCAATTCTTCATTTTCCTCTATAATTAAATCTAGTGTTCCTTCTATCGTATAGTTTTTTCTTAGAGCAAAAATATTTTTTTCTACATCTTTAAATTTTCTCTTAGTAAATTCACTTTTATAGTAATTTAGTATTTGAGAGAATCCCTTTTCCAAAATCTCTTTATTTAAGGATATATTATCCCTTTTTCTCATAGTTTCATATATTTCAAAATATTCTTTAGATAATTGACTGT
This DNA window, taken from Cetobacterium sp. ZOR0034, encodes the following:
- the aroF gene encoding 3-deoxy-7-phosphoheptulonate synthase — protein: MYVVLKKSATSGEILELKKFIEETGHGALEILDGGIKKIGIMGKKGGLTKETLKEFHIVSDVLQIGKPFKFVSREFKNEDTVIEIKGRKIGSSDLVLMAGPCSIEDRDMILEIAKVVKENGGEYLRGGAFKPRTSPYDFQGLGEEGLKYMREACDTYNLLMVTEVMDTRDIELISKYTDIFQVGARNMQNFSLLKELGKTDKPVLLKRGLSGTVREFLMAAEYIVAFGNTQIILCERGIRTFETATRNTVDINGIALLKEKTHLPIIIDASHGTGKRSLVEPVTLGCVLAGADGAMVEIHKNPCCALSDADQTLSFEAFEILCKKLKKTLEFKESLKCL